A window of Clostridiaceae bacterium genomic DNA:
GCGACAATTTTTGAATTATCAGAAAATATTGAAAGGAAGGAATTTTTTGATTCACAGGGTATGTCGCTGATACCTGAAAGAATTATTATTCCAAAAGCAGTTATAACCGGAGGCAGGCTTATAGACATTGAGAATTAAAAGTGCGGAAACTGAATTGATGCAAATTATTATGACAAACTTGTTCAGCGGGAGATTACAAACCCCCGCTGAATTACAGTGCGAAGCGAATTACAGAGCGAAGAGATTTTGCGCTGCATTATTTCATCTTTTCATATAATCCTTGTGCTTCAATATACATATTGCTTGTGTCATAGTACCCATGGGACAGTATACGCACCAGCTCCGGGGTTTATATAATATCATTGTAATTAAGCCCAGAACCGTTGAAGTTAGCATAACACTGTAAAAACCAAAGGCAAATTGCGCTACCCATGGAGAAACAGAAGAATTGCCCGCCCAGTGCCATGGAATCTTAAAAGTCCAAAGAAGTGTTACAGCTTCCTTCAATTCCCTTGACCCAAAAAATACCAGCCAGGTTGAAAAAAGCATATTAAGGAACATTATCATGAAAAAAGTCAAAAAACCGTAGCGGAACCATTTAGAACGCAACCAGGCCGGAATGTCATGACCTCTGGATAGTTTTAATTTTCCCCCTA
This region includes:
- a CDS encoding 4Fe-4S binding protein; protein product: MKKQKRWYDYLWIASTLYLTLGFFNILFAWLGLICFFVPLLIAIFKGNKAYCNRYCGRGQLFELLGGKLKLSRGHDIPAWLRSKWFRYGFLTFFMIMFLNMLFSTWLVFFGSRELKEAVTLLWTFKIPWHWAGNSSVSPWVAQFAFGFYSVMLTSTVLGLITMILYKPRSWCVYCPMGTMTQAICILKHKDYMKR